TGAACCAGGTTTGAGCATTTTGAAGAGCTAGAGGTGGCAATCCAAGTTaatgacatttttaaatgttttattttaaatagacATGTTCAATAAGACATGCAGGATTATTGAAAGCAttgtatatttacacatttatacagtgaatagagacAATACAAATGTTACAGATGCGTTGGCAAAAGTTTGCTTAgggctatgggtttgtgcactgctgcatgtccatgtttACTGCTgaaatagcaatgaacatctgactgttgtcatctgtcttggttgtattcagtcagtggggcacctgtttttttccattgccaagatagcaatacgccagaaatttccAGGTGTTGGCGGCCACGGGGAAAGCAGGTAGACCAGCATTGGTCTGTCCGCATCGTGGCATTGATAACATCTCTTGGCCACGCGGATTTTCACCGCTGAGCGACGCTGAGAGTCtgagtttaagggttaactttatctagcactcagtgctgtatctttaaaaCTAAGGAAAGATTTTGTCCTTTGAGGTTTAGAGCTGTACATTTGACTGCGGTTAGccagtgctgttagccagtcaggggtgatatatttgcatgtatgaatatttatgagcaagagccaaaatcctgtctttgtttagagacctctaattcagtgatctaaagcagggctcaatagaaacacctgagcacttttttacacaaaaaagcattcattcatacttgataatccacaactagacattttaaaattaatgaaaaaatgatggaatgagacctttactaaagtttagcgctcctgatgacatatctatcaggtgcttgaagggttgtccaaaTTCTTAATttgaggatttcacccctttcccttGTAACACTTAAAAActaggggtaggggtaagtggtagggctcAGGGGTTAAATGGGATTGGGCTCAAGTCTGCAGTCTGGGTCAGGTGGCTCTTTCTGAACTGGAGATGGACTGGTGTTCTCTGAAGAACCTGAAGAGATGCCTTCTAAACTTCTCTCCCACAAATACGTAGAGGAAGGGATTCAAGCAGCTGTGTGAGAACGTCACTGCTTCAGTGATCCACAGAGTCAGGGTAAACCGTTTCGTGAACTCGCAATCGTGAGGAGTTAAGCCCAGGAATTGCAGGGCTCCAATGAATTCTGCGATGTTAAACGGCgtccagcagcagaagaagaccACCACGACTATGACAATGAGGCGCATGGGGTATTTATTAGGTAAGCGAGATCTGTGGAGCCTACGGAGTATCATTGAGTAGCAGAAACCCATGATGCTCAATGGAACAAGCAGGCCGACAATGTTCTTTTTAAAGAGGCCAACAGTTACCAATTTTACATTATTGGGATAGTCAATGCAAAGAACCTCAGATGAGAAATTTTCAACCCTGATGTAGAACTGCTCTGGGAAAGATGCAGCAACAGCTAAGACCCAGATTACCAGACTGGACACAATCCCGCAGACCCTAGTTCTGACCCTTAAGGCAAGTACGGCATGGACGATGGCCAAGTACCTGTCGATGCTCATCAGCACAATAAAGAAGATGCCACTATAGAACCCAATATAGTGAATGGTGAAAACCATGGTGCACATGACTTCACCAAAAATCCATCCATGCTTCATTTGGTAGGCCCGAAAGGGAAGAGACAGGACCAGGAGAAGATCAGCCAGCGCCAGGTTCAGAAGACACACATCGGTGGTGCTTTTCAGCTGAGTGCCCACCGTGATGACCCACACCACCAGTGCATTTCCAATAAAGCCCACCACAAAGAACAGGCAGTAGAGTGCAGGGAGGAAATATCTCTCATATTCTTCATATATACAGTCATCCTCATTTACAGCTTCATCAGATGTGTAGTTATAGAAGAGAGTGCtgaaataatatgaaaaatatggaaataataaataataataagtatgatTAGCACAATCACATttatctaaagcaggggtgtccaaactgcggcccgtttccttttttggagcggcccccgaggtattttagaaatagaatgaaagttagcccgctgttaagcaggtttttataaaatgagattcaaagtttgaacgctaggtgtcagaaacgggccaaagagtctaaaagcagagagagtgcgcatttctagcgcagaaaatcgcactaaagagtctaaaagcggagagggtgcacagttttagtgcagaaaaatgaggcaaagagtctaaaagcggagagtgtgcatttctagcgcagaaaaacggggcaaaagagtctaaaagcggagagagtgcgcatttctagcgcagaaaaacgggccaaagagtctaaaagcggagagagtgcgcatttctagcgcagaaaaacggggcaaagagtctaaaagcggagagggtgcacagttttagtgcagaaaaacgaggcaaagagtctaaaagcggagagagtgcgcatatctagcgcagaaaaacggggcaaaagagtctaaaagcggagagggtgcacagttttagtgcagaaaaatgaggcaaagagtctaaaagcggagagagtgcgcatttctagcgcagaaaaacggggcaaagagtctaaaagttgccgtaattaaggagtttaatattaagagacatcatgaaattaaacatcaatttgaaaaatcttagtttacacaacactgtcaaagataaagatagtaagtcaagtaaaatggtgtgtaaatgaaataatcaggaaaatgtattatttaaagtggtatatttcattatttgttttattacagagtctgtggcccgtgacttcaaatatatttctccttctggcccccaacaaaaaaaagtttggacacccctggtttaaaggaGCCAAGCACCACATTACACCTGTTTTGAGTTTCTCACCTGGTCGATTCCCAAGGAGTGCTAGTAGTAGCGTTCAGTTGCGTTGATGCCATTGAAAGCCACAGCAAACAATATTGTGTAtactaaaaaaaagagaaacaacatGTAAGTTATCAGTCCGTAAATCTGTATTCTGCCATACGTACTGTCAAAAACAGTTGCCATAGAAGTTTGTCATTGAGATTTTGACCAGTTGATAAAATGTCTTTTGTTAAACTCTACCTCCTCTTAAATTACACTGTCTCGCCACAAACAAAAAagtggatttaagtaagtaaatgatgtgggggttggtgctgcagttggtctgcaggtttaggttcagcaacagtatgtgctgaaagaatgaggtcagctgaatacctgaatatactaaatatagaccagattattccattaatggattttttcttccctgatgatcaagGACATATTCCaagacaatatcaggattcatggggctggaattgtgaaagagttcagagttcagggagcatgagatcatcattttcacacatggattgagagagttcaccacagagtccagatcttaacctcattgagaatctttgggatgtgctggatggagaagagctgctttgtgcagtggtcagactctaccatcatcaatgctgctgcaagatcttggtgaaaaatgaatccagcaacactggattgaaataaataatacattttgtgacactgcagaagcttatagaaacaatgccacagtgaatgtgtaaaGCTGCAATCAAAGACAAAGGTGGTCCAACTgaatattattagagtgtgtgaccccctttttttttgttggtgaaacaacatttaattgcGTTGATAGTAAAGAAAGAAACAACATACAAGTCATGAATCAGGAAATCTGTATTCTGTTATATAGTACATATAGtcaaaaacacatatttttattCCCATATTTTTCTGTACTATCTGATAAACTTCTGTCCAAAAGTCAACTTCAGAAATTAGGAAAACACAAAAGTCAAGTTAGTACTTATTTGTCAGTTAATTTTCTTACTGATTAATATTCCATCCCTTATTTATTTTAGCTGCCTCTTTTATCTTTTTAGTCTTTTATCTTTGAGTGTGAAAATCAGTCTGCGTTGGAATCACTTTAATGTAACTATTGCACTATTTTTGTGAAGTATGTGCTGACTACGTTTATTCACTGATACATTTCTCAACAAAGATTTTTATTCCATAGCTTAAAACTAATATTTGTCAAGGCTAGGCAAGggaaggcaagtttatttatacagcatcttttatacacaacggtcattAAAAGTGCTTTAGAAATGATAAAATTcataaattttaaatttaaatatataattttataattttacatttaatttttttaaatgataaaattcATAAATTTAAAAGAAtatcaataaaaatggaaatcagataaataaagatttaaagataAAATAAGAGTAAAGCATTGATAAAAAATggacataaaaaataagaattaagcattaataaaggatgattcaaacatgattaaaacaatacatttaaaagaaggaaaattaaCAAAATGAATTAGTATAAatgtgccgttacagaataaaagtctgcGGAGCTgctgtgttttaaactgagctcaAATATGAATGTTTTCAAACTAAATTTTAAATTCTCTTAACTCTTTCTGTCAGCTGGTCTATTAGACTGGATTTGACTGG
This genomic interval from Astyanax mexicanus isolate ESR-SI-001 chromosome 1, AstMex3_surface, whole genome shotgun sequence contains the following:
- the LOC111197459 gene encoding C-C chemokine receptor type 8-like, producing the protein MASTQLNATTSTPWESTSTLFYNYTSDEAVNEDDCIYEEYERYFLPALYCLFFVVGFIGNALVVWVITVGTQLKSTTDVCLLNLALADLLLVLSLPFRAYQMKHGWIFGEVMCTMVFTIHYIGFYSGIFFIVLMSIDRYLAIVHAVLALRVRTRVCGIVSSLVIWVLAVAASFPEQFYIRVENFSSEVLCIDYPNNVKLVTVGLFKKNIVGLLVPLSIMGFCYSMILRRLHRSRLPNKYPMRLIVIVVVVFFCCWTPFNIAEFIGALQFLGLTPHDCEFTKRFTLTLWITEAVTFSHSCLNPFLYVFVGEKFRRHLFRFFREHQSISSSERAT